From the Manis javanica isolate MJ-LG chromosome 13, MJ_LKY, whole genome shotgun sequence genome, one window contains:
- the DDX39A gene encoding ATP-dependent RNA helicase DDX39A isoform X2: MDILCQAKSGMGKTAVFVLATLQQIEPINGQVTVLVICHTRELAFQISKEYERFSKYMPSVKVSVFFGGLSIKKDEEVLKKNCPHVVVGTPGRILALGRNRSLSLKNVKHFVLDECDKMLEQLDMRQDVQAIFHLTPHEKQCMMFSATLSKDIRPVCRKFMQDPLEVFVDDETKLTLHGLQQYYVKLKDSEKNRKLFDLLDVLEFNQVLIFVKSVQRCMALAQLLVEQNFPAIAIHRGMAQEERLSCYQQFKDFQQRMLVATNLFGRGMDIERVNIVFNYDMPEDSDTYLHRVARAGRFGTKGLAITFVSDENDAKILNDVQDRFEVNVAELPEEIDISTYIEQSR; the protein is encoded by the exons ATGGACATCCTGTGCCAGGCCAAGTCTGGGATGGGCAAGACAGCGGTGTTTGTGCTGGCCACCCTGCAGCAGATCGAGCCTATCAATGGACAG GTGACAGTCCTCGTCATATGCCACACAAGGGAGCTGGCCTTCCAGATCAGCAAGGAGTATGAGCGCTTCTCCAAGTACATGCCCAGCGTCAAG GTGTCTGTATTCTTCGGGGGTCTCTCCATCAAGAAGGATGAAGAAGTGTTGAAGAAGAACTGTCCCCACGTTGTGGTGGGCACACCAGGCCGGATCCTGGCACTTGGGCGGAACAGGAGCCTCAGCCTGAAGAATGTGAAGCACTTTGTGCTGGACGAGTGTGACAAGATGCTGGAGCAGCTGG ATATGCGGCAGGACGTGCAGGCTATCTTCCACCTGACACCTCATGAGAAGCAGTGCATGATGTTCAGTGCCACACTGAGCAAGGATATCCGGCCTGTCTGCAGGAAGTTCATGCAAGAC CCCCTGGAGGTGTTTGTGGATGATGAGACCAAGCTCACTCTACATGGCCTGCAGCAGTACTACGTCAAGCTCAAAGACAGCGAGAAGAACCGCAAGCTCTTTGACCTCTTGGATGTTCTGGAGTTCAACCAG GTGCTGATCTTTGTGAAGTCTGTGCAGCGTTGCATGGCCCTGGCCCAGCTCCTAGTGGAGCAGAACTTCCCGGCTATCGCCATCCACAGGGGCATGGCCCAGGAGGAGCG TCTGTCATGCTACCAGCAGTTCAAGGACTTCCAGCAGCGGATGCTGGTAGCCACAAATCTGTTTGGCCGAGGGATGGACATCGAGCGAGTCAACATTGTTTTCAACTATGACATGCCTGAGGACTCGGACACCTACCTTCACCGG GTGGCCCGTGCAGGGCGCTTTGGCACTAAGGGCCTGGCCATCACTTTTGTGTCTGATGAAAATGATGCCAAAATCCTCAATGATGTTCAGGACCGGTTTGAAGTGAATGTGGCAGAACTTCCGGAGGAAATCGACATTTCCACCTACA TTGAACAGAGCCGGTAA
- the DDX39A gene encoding ATP-dependent RNA helicase DDX39A isoform X3: MPSVKVSVFFGGLSIKKDEEVLKKNCPHVVVGTPGRILALGRNRSLSLKNVKHFVLDECDKMLEQLDMRQDVQAIFHLTPHEKQCMMFSATLSKDIRPVCRKFMQDPLEVFVDDETKLTLHGLQQYYVKLKDSEKNRKLFDLLDVLEFNQVLIFVKSVQRCMALAQLLVEQNFPAIAIHRGMAQEERLSCYQQFKDFQQRMLVATNLFGRGMDIERVNIVFNYDMPEDSDTYLHRVARAGRFGTKGLAITFVSDENDAKILNDVQDRFEVNVAELPEEIDISTYIEQSR; the protein is encoded by the exons ATGCCCAGCGTCAAG GTGTCTGTATTCTTCGGGGGTCTCTCCATCAAGAAGGATGAAGAAGTGTTGAAGAAGAACTGTCCCCACGTTGTGGTGGGCACACCAGGCCGGATCCTGGCACTTGGGCGGAACAGGAGCCTCAGCCTGAAGAATGTGAAGCACTTTGTGCTGGACGAGTGTGACAAGATGCTGGAGCAGCTGG ATATGCGGCAGGACGTGCAGGCTATCTTCCACCTGACACCTCATGAGAAGCAGTGCATGATGTTCAGTGCCACACTGAGCAAGGATATCCGGCCTGTCTGCAGGAAGTTCATGCAAGAC CCCCTGGAGGTGTTTGTGGATGATGAGACCAAGCTCACTCTACATGGCCTGCAGCAGTACTACGTCAAGCTCAAAGACAGCGAGAAGAACCGCAAGCTCTTTGACCTCTTGGATGTTCTGGAGTTCAACCAG GTGCTGATCTTTGTGAAGTCTGTGCAGCGTTGCATGGCCCTGGCCCAGCTCCTAGTGGAGCAGAACTTCCCGGCTATCGCCATCCACAGGGGCATGGCCCAGGAGGAGCG TCTGTCATGCTACCAGCAGTTCAAGGACTTCCAGCAGCGGATGCTGGTAGCCACAAATCTGTTTGGCCGAGGGATGGACATCGAGCGAGTCAACATTGTTTTCAACTATGACATGCCTGAGGACTCGGACACCTACCTTCACCGG GTGGCCCGTGCAGGGCGCTTTGGCACTAAGGGCCTGGCCATCACTTTTGTGTCTGATGAAAATGATGCCAAAATCCTCAATGATGTTCAGGACCGGTTTGAAGTGAATGTGGCAGAACTTCCGGAGGAAATCGACATTTCCACCTACA TTGAACAGAGCCGGTAA
- the DDX39A gene encoding ATP-dependent RNA helicase DDX39A isoform X1: MAEQDVESELLDYEEDEEPQAPPESSPIPPKKDVKGSYVSIHSSGFRDFLLRPELLRAIVDCGFEHPSEVQHECIPQAILGMDILCQAKSGMGKTAVFVLATLQQIEPINGQVTVLVICHTRELAFQISKEYERFSKYMPSVKVSVFFGGLSIKKDEEVLKKNCPHVVVGTPGRILALGRNRSLSLKNVKHFVLDECDKMLEQLDMRQDVQAIFHLTPHEKQCMMFSATLSKDIRPVCRKFMQDPLEVFVDDETKLTLHGLQQYYVKLKDSEKNRKLFDLLDVLEFNQVLIFVKSVQRCMALAQLLVEQNFPAIAIHRGMAQEERLSCYQQFKDFQQRMLVATNLFGRGMDIERVNIVFNYDMPEDSDTYLHRVARAGRFGTKGLAITFVSDENDAKILNDVQDRFEVNVAELPEEIDISTYIEQSR; the protein is encoded by the exons ATGGCAGAACAGGATGTGGAGAGCGAACTTCTGGATTATGAGGAAGACGAAGAGCCCCAGGCCCCTCCAGAGAGCTCTCCAATTCCCCCCAAGAAAGACGTCAAGGGTTCCTACGTTTCCATCCACAGCTCTGGCTTCCGGGACTTTCTGCTGAGGCCAGAGCTTCTGAGGGCCATCGTGGACTGTGGTTTTGAGCACCCATCTGAGG TTCAGCACGAGTGCATTCCCCAGGCCATCCTGGGCATGGACATCCTGTGCCAGGCCAAGTCTGGGATGGGCAAGACAGCGGTGTTTGTGCTGGCCACCCTGCAGCAGATCGAGCCTATCAATGGACAG GTGACAGTCCTCGTCATATGCCACACAAGGGAGCTGGCCTTCCAGATCAGCAAGGAGTATGAGCGCTTCTCCAAGTACATGCCCAGCGTCAAG GTGTCTGTATTCTTCGGGGGTCTCTCCATCAAGAAGGATGAAGAAGTGTTGAAGAAGAACTGTCCCCACGTTGTGGTGGGCACACCAGGCCGGATCCTGGCACTTGGGCGGAACAGGAGCCTCAGCCTGAAGAATGTGAAGCACTTTGTGCTGGACGAGTGTGACAAGATGCTGGAGCAGCTGG ATATGCGGCAGGACGTGCAGGCTATCTTCCACCTGACACCTCATGAGAAGCAGTGCATGATGTTCAGTGCCACACTGAGCAAGGATATCCGGCCTGTCTGCAGGAAGTTCATGCAAGAC CCCCTGGAGGTGTTTGTGGATGATGAGACCAAGCTCACTCTACATGGCCTGCAGCAGTACTACGTCAAGCTCAAAGACAGCGAGAAGAACCGCAAGCTCTTTGACCTCTTGGATGTTCTGGAGTTCAACCAG GTGCTGATCTTTGTGAAGTCTGTGCAGCGTTGCATGGCCCTGGCCCAGCTCCTAGTGGAGCAGAACTTCCCGGCTATCGCCATCCACAGGGGCATGGCCCAGGAGGAGCG TCTGTCATGCTACCAGCAGTTCAAGGACTTCCAGCAGCGGATGCTGGTAGCCACAAATCTGTTTGGCCGAGGGATGGACATCGAGCGAGTCAACATTGTTTTCAACTATGACATGCCTGAGGACTCGGACACCTACCTTCACCGG GTGGCCCGTGCAGGGCGCTTTGGCACTAAGGGCCTGGCCATCACTTTTGTGTCTGATGAAAATGATGCCAAAATCCTCAATGATGTTCAGGACCGGTTTGAAGTGAATGTGGCAGAACTTCCGGAGGAAATCGACATTTCCACCTACA TTGAACAGAGCCGGTAA